A single window of Colletes latitarsis isolate SP2378_abdomen chromosome 11, iyColLati1, whole genome shotgun sequence DNA harbors:
- the LOC143348242 gene encoding uncharacterized protein LOC143348242, with the protein FVCGDYIKIVHFFSNVLFTDEATFSNHGSINLRNAHYWSVGNLHWLREVDHQRQWSVNVWCGILNGKVIGPYFITGTMTGQKYSEFLQKDLPILLEDVPLQNRYGLDEMVLFHVPVGLVLNQLDFFLWGLLKETAYANAPTTIEDMHRRIITACANITSDVLIRVQHSFRARLQQYVDVNGHHFEHL; encoded by the exons TTTGTCTGCGGGGATTACATCAAAATCGttcattttttttctaatgtCTTGTTTACGGACGAAGCAACATTTAGTAATCATGGCTCAATTAATCTACGGAACGCCCATTATTGGTCTGTTGGTAATCTCCACTGGCTTCGAGAAGTTGATCACCAAAGACAATGGAGTGTAAACGTGTGGTGTGGTATTTTGAACGGTAAAGTAATCGGACCATACTTCATTACCGGAACGATGACAGGGCAAAAATATtctgaatttttgcaaaaagaTCTGCCAATTTTGTTGGAAGATGTCCCTCTACAGAACCGCTATGGATTGGACGAGATGGTACTGTTTCATG tgccggtaggtttagtattAAATCAATTGGATTTCTTTTTGTGGGGTCTGCTAAAAGAGACCGCATACGCGAATGCTCCAACAACAATTGAAGATATGCATCGGCGGATCATCACAGCATGTGCGAATATCACCTCGGATGTACTTATCAGAGTTCAACATTCCTTCAGAGCCCGTTTACAGCAATATGTCGACGTAAATGGCCATCATTTTGAACATTTATGA